The following proteins are co-located in the Sandaracinaceae bacterium genome:
- a CDS encoding DUF1669 domain-containing protein translates to MSRAFTSVLLGALLTSGCATTGRGALERPDERAEGSVRLILNDPTGRPAPSDSCDTEVCQALLTLLEGAQHSIDFAVYGIRNQTALVDALLAAQRRGVRIRGVVDRDREGHNYYASTDAVAEALGPDVVRSDHAAELAAAEAELDRAEFDRVPQCERPEGFEGPLQCLVYDLGDTCLVASHAAHGQFESEGDIMHNKFFVVDGRHVWTGSTNISDSGTGGYNANLVTVVDSERVATWFTEEFEQMYVHGRYHRQKRSRPAMETQVGDTQLELHFSPQDRPITRRVRRLIRDARERIDVAVFYLTHKGIAQDLISAHLRGVQVRVILDATSASNGYTKHELLRAVGIPVIVERWGGKMHMKSAAIDGQWVITGSMNWTSAGEGGNDENTFVLRDATLAAQYHAFFERIWAFQGEQFLSGRPGPESRDSTTACTDGVDNDFNDLADEQDPGCSATPPPQPRLPGWRIVHKEEGVCAVDDPAPVRVWTDPL, encoded by the coding sequence GTGTCGCGTGCTTTCACGTCCGTCCTCCTCGGCGCCCTTCTGACGTCCGGCTGCGCGACGACGGGCCGCGGCGCGCTCGAGCGTCCGGACGAGCGCGCGGAGGGGAGCGTCCGCCTCATCCTCAACGACCCGACAGGGCGACCCGCGCCGAGCGACAGCTGCGACACCGAGGTCTGTCAGGCGCTGCTCACTCTGCTGGAGGGTGCCCAGCACAGCATCGACTTCGCGGTGTACGGCATCCGCAACCAGACTGCCCTGGTGGATGCCCTCTTGGCGGCGCAGCGGCGCGGCGTGCGCATCCGCGGCGTGGTGGACCGCGACCGCGAGGGCCACAACTACTACGCGAGCACCGACGCCGTGGCCGAGGCGCTGGGCCCCGACGTCGTGCGCAGCGACCACGCCGCCGAGCTGGCCGCCGCCGAAGCCGAGCTGGACCGCGCCGAGTTCGACCGCGTGCCCCAGTGCGAGCGCCCCGAAGGCTTCGAGGGCCCGCTGCAGTGCCTCGTGTACGACCTTGGCGACACGTGCCTGGTGGCGTCGCACGCCGCTCACGGGCAGTTCGAGTCCGAGGGCGACATCATGCACAACAAGTTCTTCGTGGTGGACGGACGGCACGTCTGGACGGGCTCCACCAACATCAGCGACTCGGGCACGGGGGGCTACAACGCCAACCTCGTGACCGTCGTGGACTCCGAGCGCGTCGCTACGTGGTTCACCGAGGAGTTCGAGCAGATGTACGTGCACGGCCGCTACCACCGTCAGAAGCGCAGCCGCCCGGCGATGGAGACGCAGGTGGGCGACACGCAGCTCGAGCTGCACTTCTCGCCGCAGGATCGCCCCATCACCCGCCGCGTGCGGCGGCTCATCCGCGACGCGCGCGAGCGCATCGACGTGGCGGTCTTCTACCTGACCCACAAAGGCATCGCGCAGGACCTGATCAGCGCGCATCTGCGCGGCGTGCAGGTGCGCGTCATCCTCGACGCCACGTCCGCCAGCAACGGCTACACCAAGCACGAGCTGCTACGCGCCGTGGGCATCCCCGTCATCGTCGAGCGCTGGGGCGGCAAGATGCACATGAAGAGCGCCGCCATCGATGGCCAGTGGGTCATCACCGGCTCCATGAACTGGACCTCCGCGGGCGAGGGCGGCAACGACGAGAACACCTTCGTGCTGCGGGACGCGACGTTGGCCGCACAGTACCACGCCTTCTTCGAGCGCATCTGGGCCTTCCAGGGCGAGCAGTTCCTGAGCGGCCGCCCAGGCCCGGAGTCGCGCGACAGCACCACGGCGTGCACCGACGGTGTGGACAACGACTTCAACGACCTCGCCGACGAGCAAGACCCCGGCTGCTCCGCCACGCCCCCGCCTCAGCCGCGGCTCCCCGGCTGGCGCATCGTCCACAAGGAAGAGGGCGTGTGCGCGGTGGACGACCCCGCCCCCGTGCGCGTCTGGACCGATCCGCTGTAG
- a CDS encoding alkaline phosphatase family protein, with protein MTSLPPTTSRPTRASRWGAAALGRHTARYALLGLLMLFLLLPPGCRCEEPAPPPAPRGRLVLSVVIDQLGSNTLQRFLPLLDEQGLIRTLAAQGVYHHTVRYEHGATMTAAGHATIYTGRSPREHGVVANMLRDRATGDLSTPLSDPESPMIGAPQYSASPRGMRGDSVSLALLDSTEGQGRVLSVSLKDRGAIPAAARAGATHAFWYESTASGFTTSTFYAQRYPAWFEQFLRENPLTARFGRWELARPGLADALQVLGLTDDAEGEQDWYGLGTTFPHDVGGSSRPATVFRVTPESTRYLLDLARAGVRALGLGEDDVQDLLAVSVSATDYAGHIFGTESWEYADTLIESDRQLGALYRWLSRRADVSVLLTSDHGSPRLPERAGTGPSLQESELVAALEAHLDAQLGPADYIVAFEDVYIYLTPAALERGGEVKALARTFLEAQRGIHRVFDVAQLAAQSAPTDPLDRAIWESVAAGLGGDLYVVPEEQFLFGAGYVHGGVWHGSPWDYDRNVPVLFMGPGVAPREGLSTMSTLQVAPTLCRLLGARALEGASMGPLPGAP; from the coding sequence ATGACCTCGCTCCCCCCCACGACCTCGCGGCCGACGCGCGCCTCGCGCTGGGGGGCCGCGGCGCTCGGGCGCCACACAGCACGCTATGCGCTCTTGGGGCTGCTCATGCTGTTCTTGTTGCTGCCTCCCGGGTGTCGCTGTGAGGAGCCGGCCCCGCCGCCCGCCCCGAGGGGCCGGCTCGTGCTCTCGGTCGTCATCGATCAGCTGGGCTCGAACACGCTTCAGCGCTTCCTGCCCCTGCTGGACGAGCAGGGCCTCATCCGGACCCTGGCGGCCCAGGGCGTCTATCACCACACCGTGCGCTACGAGCACGGCGCGACGATGACCGCCGCCGGGCACGCGACGATCTACACCGGCCGCTCCCCGCGCGAGCACGGCGTGGTGGCCAACATGCTGCGCGACCGGGCCACGGGCGATCTCAGCACCCCGCTGAGCGACCCGGAGTCCCCCATGATCGGCGCCCCGCAGTACAGCGCCAGCCCCCGCGGCATGCGCGGAGACAGCGTGTCGCTCGCGCTCCTCGACAGCACGGAGGGGCAGGGGCGCGTGCTGTCCGTGTCGCTCAAGGACCGCGGGGCCATCCCGGCCGCTGCGCGCGCGGGCGCGACCCACGCCTTCTGGTACGAGTCGACCGCGAGCGGCTTCACCACGTCCACCTTCTACGCGCAGCGCTACCCCGCGTGGTTCGAGCAGTTCCTGCGCGAGAACCCGCTCACGGCGCGCTTCGGCCGGTGGGAGCTCGCTCGCCCGGGACTCGCGGACGCGCTGCAGGTGCTGGGCCTGACGGACGACGCCGAAGGCGAACAGGACTGGTACGGGCTCGGCACGACCTTCCCCCACGACGTGGGTGGAAGCTCACGTCCAGCCACGGTGTTTCGCGTCACGCCCGAGTCCACGCGCTACTTGCTCGACCTGGCGCGCGCGGGCGTGCGAGCGCTCGGGCTGGGCGAGGACGACGTGCAGGACCTGCTCGCCGTGAGCGTGTCGGCCACCGACTACGCGGGGCACATCTTCGGAACGGAGTCGTGGGAGTACGCCGACACGCTGATCGAGAGCGACCGGCAGCTCGGCGCCCTGTATCGCTGGCTCTCACGTCGCGCGGACGTGTCCGTGCTGCTCACCTCCGACCACGGCAGCCCACGCCTCCCCGAGCGCGCCGGCACGGGGCCCAGCCTGCAAGAGAGCGAGCTGGTCGCGGCGCTCGAGGCCCACCTGGACGCGCAGCTCGGGCCCGCCGACTACATCGTCGCCTTCGAGGACGTGTACATCTACCTCACGCCGGCGGCGCTCGAGCGCGGGGGCGAGGTGAAGGCGCTCGCGCGCACCTTCCTCGAGGCGCAGCGGGGCATCCATCGGGTCTTCGACGTGGCCCAGCTCGCCGCACAGTCTGCACCGACGGACCCGCTCGACCGCGCCATTTGGGAGTCGGTGGCAGCGGGCCTGGGGGGCGACCTGTACGTCGTGCCGGAGGAGCAGTTCCTGTTCGGCGCTGGGTACGTGCATGGCGGCGTGTGGCACGGCAGCCCGTGGGACTACGACCGCAACGTGCCCGTGCTGTTCATGGGTCCGGGCGTCGCGCCGCGCGAGGGGCTGTCCACCATGAGCACGCTGCAGGTGGCGCCCACCTTGTGCCGCCTGCTCGGTGCGCGCGCCCTCGAGGGAGCGTCCATGGGCCCGCTGCCGGGCGCACCCTGA
- a CDS encoding thermonuclease family protein, whose product MSGRARGGAARRALWLGAVAACALSCGGGPSLGGEYDRGAAQASLATDAGLVLGEFPLRANGVVDGDTIRVGGLDGSLRLLALDTEETFKSERDRRDYEAGWESYLASRMARTNRPIKVPTPLGEEAKYFARAFFEGVQRVRIERDHPREIRGRFNRFLAYVFVERDGRWVNYNVECVRAGMSPYFTKYGYSRRFHDEFVAAQREAREAQRGIWDPSKQHYTDYDVRLAWWDARADFVQSFERDAEGRADFVALTNWDALRRLDALEGQYVTVLATVGDIRQGERGPTRVMLSRRMFSDLPAVFFDPYVLEDSRARDFQGEYVRMRGRVQRWTNPYNGREQLQLRVDQASQVEVPTYTPPGNGDGAAADEDGPDEAPPAETGAPTGRATEPPVTTEASQGPPPPTEPLPSAPQVTP is encoded by the coding sequence ATGAGCGGACGCGCGCGTGGTGGCGCCGCGCGGCGCGCGCTGTGGCTCGGCGCGGTCGCCGCGTGTGCGCTCTCGTGCGGCGGCGGCCCGTCGCTCGGGGGCGAGTACGACCGCGGCGCAGCCCAGGCCTCGCTGGCCACCGACGCGGGTCTGGTGCTGGGCGAGTTCCCGCTGCGCGCGAACGGCGTGGTCGACGGCGACACGATCCGCGTGGGCGGGCTCGATGGGTCCCTGCGCCTGCTCGCGCTCGACACCGAGGAGACCTTCAAGTCGGAGCGCGACCGGCGCGACTACGAGGCCGGCTGGGAGTCCTACCTGGCGTCCCGCATGGCGCGCACCAACCGCCCCATCAAGGTCCCCACCCCGCTCGGCGAGGAGGCCAAGTACTTCGCGCGCGCCTTCTTCGAGGGCGTGCAGCGGGTGCGTATCGAGCGCGACCACCCGCGCGAGATCCGCGGTCGCTTCAACCGCTTCCTCGCGTACGTGTTCGTCGAGCGCGACGGGCGCTGGGTCAACTACAACGTCGAGTGCGTGCGCGCCGGCATGAGCCCCTACTTCACCAAGTACGGCTACTCGCGCCGCTTCCACGACGAGTTCGTCGCGGCTCAGCGTGAGGCCCGCGAGGCCCAGCGCGGCATCTGGGACCCGAGCAAGCAGCACTACACCGACTACGACGTGCGCCTCGCGTGGTGGGACGCCCGGGCCGACTTCGTGCAGTCCTTCGAGCGCGACGCAGAGGGGCGCGCCGACTTCGTCGCGCTCACCAACTGGGACGCCCTGCGCCGGCTGGACGCGCTCGAGGGGCAGTACGTGACGGTGCTCGCGACGGTGGGCGACATCCGCCAGGGCGAGCGCGGCCCCACGCGCGTCATGCTGAGCCGGCGCATGTTCTCGGACCTGCCGGCGGTCTTCTTCGACCCGTACGTGCTCGAGGACAGCCGCGCGCGGGACTTCCAGGGGGAGTACGTGCGGATGCGGGGCCGCGTCCAGCGCTGGACCAACCCCTACAACGGCCGCGAGCAGCTGCAGCTGCGCGTGGACCAAGCGTCCCAGGTGGAGGTGCCGACCTACACACCGCCAGGCAACGGGGACGGAGCTGCGGCCGATGAAGACGGCCCCGACGAGGCGCCGCCCGCCGAGACGGGAGCCCCCACCGGCCGCGCCACCGAGCCGCCCGTCACGACCGAAGCGTCACAAGGCCCTCCGCCGCCGACCGAGCCCCTCCCCAGCGCCCCACAGGTGACCCCATGA
- a CDS encoding thermonuclease family protein: MPVRGNARRAPRRTPLVRASLTALLVVGSSACAAPEGSACGPTRATVARVIDGDTVELSTGERVRYLLVDTPENTSSVECFGPEATTFNQQLVEGREVRLRYDVECTDRFGRLLAYVEVDGRVVNQLLVEQGYACVLHIPPNGADEAPLYEDLETRAIDEGRGLWSVCAEDPC, translated from the coding sequence ATGCCCGTGAGGGGGAACGCACGACGCGCGCCGCGCCGGACACCCCTCGTGCGCGCCTCGCTCACCGCGCTGCTCGTGGTCGGTTCGTCGGCCTGCGCCGCGCCGGAGGGGAGCGCCTGCGGCCCCACGCGCGCCACCGTCGCGCGCGTGATCGATGGGGACACGGTCGAGCTGAGCACCGGCGAGCGCGTGCGCTACCTGCTGGTGGACACCCCCGAGAACACCAGCAGCGTGGAGTGCTTCGGCCCGGAGGCGACCACCTTCAACCAGCAGCTGGTCGAGGGGCGCGAGGTGCGCCTGCGCTACGACGTGGAGTGCACCGATCGCTTCGGGCGCCTGCTGGCCTACGTGGAGGTGGACGGGCGCGTGGTGAACCAGCTGCTCGTCGAGCAGGGCTACGCGTGCGTGCTGCACATCCCCCCCAACGGCGCGGACGAGGCGCCCTTGTACGAAGACCTCGAGACGCGCGCCATCGATGAAGGGCGCGGGCTGTGGTCCGTGTGCGCCGAGGACCCGTGCTGA
- a CDS encoding lamin tail domain-containing protein has translation MTPARPMPKRPPSSPSPSIALEVVHPAPGLTRALRVLQLTVGLASLGAMSGCGDAPPSGTCEGLLPGDLVISEVMANPSGADDGREWVEITNTTAASIDLAGIEIVRSAADGTGARAHEITTADALAAGAYYVLGAVLDAARPTYVDYGFGADLGGFGNTSGRVIVRCGDRVLDEMVYLDTTDGASWAYDGALPPNATANDEVTRWCDSTTTFSTGDFGTPGMRNAPCGGALVGRCMDDGTERDTVPPAEGDLVITELHQNPSAVADGDGEWFELLALADVDLNGLQLGRVADTVLETLESADCLSVTAGTYVLFAASDDALTNGGLGSVDHVVDIALSNSGGSLFVGYAGNVLDTFTYTSSGDGAATQLDPRHLSFEENDDESLWCRATSVYGSGDRGTPRSANTQCMFPVPAGMCDDGGTLRAIVPPVLGDVVITEIMPDPDAASETSGEWFEVYFANDADLNGLELSTEVGSVGYRVEQPACLRVTGGAYVVFSRDATGANGGLPSDAIDYDTLSLVNSATSVNPRALFVGVGGVVLDTALWFTSSAGVARSLSADALDATLNETESNWCAAAAGDTYGLGDRGTPGAANPVCPFVLPPGMCFDGATARPIVSPTVGEVVITEVMADPTAAPDPRGEWFELLVSADVDLNGLQVGTTFGTPGYTLVRDDCVRVTAGSYVVLANNGDASMNGGLPPDVVEHGRQLGNANGSLFVGVSDTLLDQVSWSTAPSGVSLQLDPDELSHTTNDAFDSVACLGTAVYGAGDRGTPGQPNDECPVVLQPGQCFDGGVPRAIVSPALGDLVVTEVMPNPNAVSDMAGEWFEVYATADVDLNGLQAGTSFGSPSFTLTREDCVRVSAGSYTVFARSTVMATNGGLPASAIGYGFTLANASGALFIGVDDALLDSITWTSSPTGAALQLEPSDYDHATNDVFAMVACEATSLYGAGDLGTPGAVNLDCLDAGECWDGETARAIVNPGVGDLYINEVMPNPATPESTTEWFELAATADVDINGVSVTNGTQSHTFDAEDCLSVGTGELLVFARSTDAGMNGGVSGVDYTYASVTMTNDNSMLSISVGASPLDTVTWGMTQNGRARSLVAGQPMPHVANDTLTNWCDSTTAYGPAMNNNFGTPGDPNVCP, from the coding sequence ATGACCCCCGCGCGCCCCATGCCCAAACGCCCTCCATCCTCCCCCTCGCCTTCCATCGCGCTCGAGGTGGTCCATCCGGCACCTGGGCTCACCCGGGCGCTCCGAGTGCTGCAGCTCACGGTGGGGCTCGCGTCCCTGGGTGCCATGAGCGGCTGCGGTGACGCGCCGCCGAGCGGCACCTGCGAGGGGCTGCTGCCGGGAGACCTCGTGATCAGCGAGGTGATGGCCAACCCGAGCGGCGCGGACGACGGCCGCGAGTGGGTCGAGATCACGAACACCACGGCGGCCTCCATCGACCTCGCCGGCATCGAGATCGTGCGCAGTGCGGCCGACGGGACCGGCGCTCGCGCCCACGAGATCACCACCGCGGACGCGCTCGCTGCCGGCGCCTACTACGTGCTGGGCGCCGTGCTCGACGCGGCGCGCCCCACGTACGTGGACTACGGCTTCGGCGCCGACCTGGGAGGGTTCGGGAACACGTCGGGGCGCGTCATCGTCCGCTGCGGGGATCGTGTGCTGGACGAGATGGTCTATCTCGACACGACCGACGGCGCGTCGTGGGCCTACGACGGCGCGCTGCCGCCGAACGCGACCGCCAACGACGAGGTGACGCGGTGGTGCGACAGCACGACGACGTTCTCCACCGGCGACTTCGGGACGCCGGGCATGCGCAACGCGCCCTGCGGCGGTGCCCTCGTCGGTCGCTGCATGGACGACGGCACCGAGCGCGACACGGTGCCGCCGGCCGAGGGCGACCTGGTCATCACCGAGCTGCACCAGAACCCAAGTGCGGTAGCCGACGGCGATGGCGAGTGGTTCGAGCTGCTCGCGCTCGCCGACGTGGACCTGAACGGCCTGCAGCTCGGGCGGGTGGCGGACACCGTGCTCGAGACGCTCGAGTCCGCGGACTGCTTGAGCGTCACGGCGGGGACCTACGTGCTCTTCGCCGCGAGCGATGACGCGCTCACCAACGGCGGGCTCGGCAGCGTGGACCACGTGGTCGACATCGCGCTCTCCAACTCGGGCGGGAGCCTCTTCGTGGGCTACGCGGGCAACGTGCTCGATACGTTCACGTACACGAGCTCGGGCGACGGCGCGGCGACGCAGCTGGACCCGCGCCATCTGAGCTTCGAGGAGAACGACGACGAGTCGCTCTGGTGTCGCGCCACCAGCGTGTACGGGAGCGGGGACCGAGGCACACCTCGCTCGGCCAACACCCAGTGCATGTTCCCCGTCCCGGCCGGGATGTGCGATGACGGTGGCACCCTGCGCGCGATCGTGCCACCCGTGCTCGGCGACGTGGTCATCACGGAGATCATGCCGGACCCCGACGCCGCGAGCGAGACCTCGGGCGAGTGGTTCGAGGTGTACTTCGCGAACGACGCCGACCTGAACGGTCTCGAGCTGAGCACGGAGGTGGGCTCCGTCGGATATCGCGTCGAGCAGCCGGCCTGCCTGCGCGTCACGGGCGGCGCGTACGTGGTCTTCTCTCGGGACGCGACCGGCGCCAACGGAGGTCTCCCGAGCGACGCGATCGACTACGACACGCTCTCGCTCGTCAACAGCGCCACGTCCGTGAACCCGAGGGCGTTGTTCGTTGGGGTCGGGGGCGTGGTCCTGGACACGGCGCTGTGGTTCACCTCCTCCGCCGGCGTAGCGCGGAGCCTCAGCGCCGACGCGCTCGACGCGACGCTGAACGAGACGGAGTCGAACTGGTGCGCGGCGGCGGCGGGCGACACCTACGGCCTCGGCGACCGGGGCACACCCGGGGCGGCGAACCCGGTGTGTCCATTCGTGCTGCCGCCGGGCATGTGCTTCGACGGAGCCACGGCGCGCCCCATCGTGTCGCCCACCGTTGGCGAGGTCGTCATCACGGAGGTGATGGCGGATCCCACCGCCGCCCCAGACCCTCGCGGAGAGTGGTTCGAGCTGCTCGTCTCCGCAGACGTGGACTTGAACGGCCTCCAGGTTGGAACCACCTTCGGGACGCCCGGCTACACGCTCGTGCGGGACGACTGCGTTCGAGTCACGGCGGGCAGCTACGTCGTGCTCGCCAACAACGGCGACGCCAGCATGAACGGCGGCCTGCCGCCGGACGTGGTGGAGCACGGGCGACAGCTCGGGAACGCCAACGGTTCGCTGTTCGTCGGCGTCTCCGACACGCTGTTGGACCAGGTGAGCTGGTCGACGGCCCCGTCCGGCGTGTCGCTGCAGCTCGACCCGGACGAGCTCTCCCACACGACGAATGACGCGTTCGACTCGGTCGCTTGCCTCGGTACGGCGGTCTACGGCGCTGGGGACCGCGGCACGCCCGGACAACCCAACGACGAGTGCCCGGTCGTGCTGCAGCCTGGGCAGTGCTTCGATGGTGGCGTCCCTCGCGCCATCGTGAGCCCAGCGCTGGGCGACCTGGTCGTCACCGAGGTCATGCCGAACCCCAACGCCGTCTCCGACATGGCGGGCGAGTGGTTCGAGGTGTACGCCACGGCGGACGTCGACCTCAACGGGCTGCAGGCCGGCACGTCGTTCGGCTCCCCCAGCTTCACCCTCACGCGCGAGGACTGTGTTCGCGTATCGGCAGGGAGCTACACCGTGTTCGCGCGCAGCACGGTGATGGCAACCAACGGAGGCCTCCCGGCCTCTGCCATTGGATACGGCTTCACCTTGGCCAACGCATCGGGGGCGCTGTTCATCGGGGTGGACGACGCCCTGCTCGACTCGATCACGTGGACGAGCTCGCCGACGGGCGCGGCGCTGCAGCTCGAGCCGTCGGACTACGACCACGCCACGAACGACGTGTTCGCGATGGTCGCCTGTGAAGCCACGTCGCTCTACGGGGCGGGCGACCTGGGCACGCCGGGCGCGGTGAACCTGGACTGCCTCGACGCCGGTGAGTGCTGGGACGGCGAGACGGCACGCGCCATCGTGAATCCCGGCGTAGGCGACCTGTACATCAACGAGGTGATGCCCAACCCAGCCACCCCCGAGTCGACCACGGAGTGGTTCGAGCTGGCCGCCACGGCGGACGTGGACATCAACGGAGTGAGCGTGACGAACGGGACCCAGAGCCACACGTTCGACGCGGAGGACTGCCTGAGCGTCGGGACGGGCGAGCTGCTGGTGTTCGCGCGCAGCACGGACGCGGGGATGAACGGGGGCGTCAGCGGCGTGGACTACACCTACGCCTCGGTGACGATGACCAACGACAACAGCATGTTGTCCATCAGCGTCGGCGCGAGCCCCCTCGACACTGTCACGTGGGGCATGACGCAGAACGGTCGTGCCCGCTCGCTCGTCGCGGGTCAGCCGATGCCCCACGTGGCGAACGACACGCTCACCAACTGGTGCGACTCCACCACCGCATACGGCCCGGCCATGAACAACAACTTCGGCACGCCGGGTGACCCCAACGTATGCCCGTGA
- a CDS encoding DUF1775 domain-containing protein — MRHFYRIISLLAVAGVFGGVAHAHVGASGQLTAGSSGIVTFGVGHGCDGADTVRLRIEIPEAVTSVRGLTSAWGEGTFERDDTDRVVAVTFEKAEARERDDQYYQFSLRVGAPDAPFTTLYFPATQTCRDSEGTETEVEWRAMVSHDDHTTDENPAASVMVFPPRTPGWNHYVAPDHLHDLSIFADARIVWVGTAAYSANAETAALIESDPDVTTLAEIHPDSEIWVLY, encoded by the coding sequence ATGAGGCATTTCTACAGAATCATCAGCTTGCTCGCTGTGGCGGGCGTATTCGGGGGCGTCGCGCACGCCCACGTCGGCGCGAGTGGACAGCTCACCGCCGGCAGCTCGGGCATCGTGACGTTCGGCGTGGGTCACGGCTGCGACGGCGCCGACACGGTGCGCTTGCGCATCGAGATCCCCGAGGCCGTCACGAGCGTGCGTGGGCTCACGAGCGCGTGGGGCGAAGGGACGTTCGAGCGGGACGACACGGACCGCGTGGTGGCCGTCACGTTCGAGAAGGCCGAGGCGCGCGAGCGCGACGACCAGTACTACCAGTTCTCGCTGCGGGTCGGCGCGCCAGACGCACCGTTCACCACTCTCTACTTTCCGGCTACCCAGACCTGTCGTGACAGCGAGGGCACGGAGACCGAGGTCGAGTGGCGCGCCATGGTTTCACACGATGACCACACCACGGACGAGAACCCGGCGGCGAGCGTCATGGTGTTCCCGCCGCGCACGCCGGGCTGGAACCACTACGTGGCGCCCGACCACCTGCACGACCTGAGCATCTTCGCCGACGCGCGCATCGTGTGGGTGGGGACGGCCGCGTACAGCGCCAACGCCGAGACGGCCGCGCTGATCGAGAGCGACCCCGACGTCACCACCCTCGCGGAGATCCATCCGGACTCCGAGATCTGGGTGTTGTACTGA
- a CDS encoding STAS/SEC14 domain-containing protein — translation MGFAPDSEYDCTWTRRGVSAVVTSRGPMRGPEAFDRYLSVVNTALSDPEVRAIVSDVRGATQLPTVGDCIRFAQMASANPHGLRVRRSAVVTRDGHPLMSLLLRIIAAGSRFFPERRVFPNDLEAALAWTNDVAPEQHTTP, via the coding sequence GTGGGCTTCGCTCCCGACTCCGAGTACGACTGCACGTGGACACGCCGCGGCGTGTCGGCGGTGGTCACCTCGCGCGGCCCGATGCGGGGCCCCGAGGCGTTCGACCGCTACCTCTCCGTCGTGAACACGGCCCTCTCGGACCCCGAAGTCCGGGCCATCGTCAGCGACGTTCGCGGCGCCACGCAGCTCCCGACCGTCGGCGACTGCATCCGGTTCGCCCAGATGGCGTCCGCCAACCCCCATGGCCTGCGTGTGCGACGCAGCGCGGTCGTCACCCGCGATGGGCACCCGCTCATGAGCCTGCTGCTGCGCATCATCGCCGCGGGGAGCCGCTTCTTCCCGGAGCGTCGCGTCTTCCCCAACGACCTCGAGGCGGCGCTCGCGTGGACGAACGACGTCGCGCCGGAGCAGCACACGACTCCTTGA